In Campylobacter mucosalis, a single window of DNA contains:
- the smpB gene encoding SsrA-binding protein SmpB — MKELARNKKALHDFTILETFESGVVLKGSEVKALRAGRANLKDSFVRVIKGEIFLLNAHISHLETTNSHFRPDERAARKLLMHRKQIDKLFGSVTRDGLTMVALSLYLNDKNIIKARIALAKGKNLHDKREILKKKQADLEARSALKNFK, encoded by the coding sequence ATTAAAGAACTTGCTAGAAATAAAAAAGCCTTGCACGATTTTACTATTCTTGAAACATTTGAATCTGGCGTCGTTTTAAAGGGTAGCGAGGTTAAAGCATTGCGTGCTGGACGGGCAAATTTAAAAGACAGCTTTGTTAGAGTTATAAAGGGCGAGATATTTTTATTAAACGCACATATTAGCCACCTTGAAACGACAAATTCGCACTTTCGCCCAGATGAAAGGGCTGCTAGAAAGCTTTTAATGCATAGAAAGCAGATAGATAAACTTTTTGGTAGTGTTACGCGTGACGGGCTTACTATGGTCGCACTTTCGCTATATTTAAATGATAAAAATATCATAAAGGCTCGGATTGCTCTTGCAAAGGGTAAAAATTTGCACGATAAACGCGAAATTTTAAAGAAAAAACAGGCTGATTTAGAGGCTAGGTCGGCTCTGAAAAATTTTAAATAA
- the flgB gene encoding flagellar basal body rod protein FlgB, producing MFVLETYKSKKLVESAMAARELRQKIIASNIANIDTPFYRARDIRFEQALSEKADEIYNRSNKKELELAKTNEAHLQKVEFPRSDMASIFFRDGHTARNDANTVDLDVETTELSKNYTMLSALDNAFSRKGSIFKSVIESSSKI from the coding sequence ATGTTTGTTTTAGAAACATATAAATCAAAAAAGCTGGTTGAAAGTGCTATGGCTGCACGTGAGTTACGCCAAAAGATAATAGCTAGCAACATAGCAAACATCGATACTCCTTTTTACAGGGCTAGGGATATTAGGTTTGAACAAGCGTTGTCAGAAAAAGCGGACGAAATTTACAATCGCTCAAATAAAAAAGAGCTAGAGTTGGCAAAAACTAACGAGGCTCATTTGCAAAAAGTAGAATTTCCTAGAAGTGATATGGCTAGTATATTTTTTAGAGATGGTCATACTGCTAGAAATGACGCAAATACCGTTGATTTGGACGTAGAAACGACGGAGCTTAGCAAAAACTACACTATGCTAAGTGCTTTAGATAACGCATTTTCTCGCAAAGGTTCTATCTTTAAAAGTGTGATAGAATCAAGCAGTAAGATATAA
- the truB gene encoding tRNA pseudouridine(55) synthase TruB, which produces MNAIFVANKPIGLSSNQFLSRLKRKYGVKKAGYSGTLDPFASGSLIVAFGSYTRLFQFLKKSPKVYTATMWIGASSDSLDNKNITKVQKILPFAPSSLEIVRQSLLGEIDFIPPRYSAKNINGERAYNLAKRGVNFELKQQKMTVFDMKILHYSHPFLTFEISLSEGGYVRSYAEIFAKKLGFDATLTMLKRESEGKFRFENEKFLNPKDILEIEQNEYFGDVLDIIDGKKLTVLNFKKQEKGIYLLNYDKFISIIEIGDEIKYCLNKVDIC; this is translated from the coding sequence ATGAACGCCATTTTTGTGGCAAATAAACCTATTGGACTTAGCTCAAACCAGTTTTTAAGTCGCCTAAAGCGAAAATATGGCGTTAAAAAAGCAGGCTATTCAGGCACACTAGATCCATTTGCCAGCGGCTCTCTCATCGTTGCTTTTGGCAGTTATACTAGGTTGTTTCAGTTTTTAAAAAAATCGCCAAAGGTCTACACGGCAACTATGTGGATTGGTGCTAGTAGCGATAGTTTGGATAATAAAAATATCACAAAGGTTCAGAAAATTTTGCCATTTGCACCAAGCTCTCTTGAGATAGTAAGGCAGAGTTTGCTTGGCGAGATAGATTTTATCCCGCCAAGATATAGCGCAAAAAATATAAATGGCGAACGTGCTTACAATCTTGCAAAACGTGGCGTAAATTTTGAACTAAAACAGCAAAAGATGACCGTTTTTGATATGAAAATTTTGCACTATTCTCATCCGTTTTTAACCTTTGAAATCTCTCTTAGTGAGGGCGGATATGTGCGTTCTTATGCTGAAATTTTTGCTAAAAAGCTTGGATTTGACGCGACTCTTACGATGTTAAAAAGAGAGAGTGAGGGCAAATTTAGATTTGAAAATGAGAAATTTTTAAACCCAAAAGATATCCTTGAAATAGAGCAAAACGAATATTTTGGCGATGTTTTAGATATTATTGACGGCAAAAAACTTACTGTTTTAAATTTTAAAAAGCAAGAAAAAGGGATTTATTTGTTAAATTATGATAAATTTATAAGCATAATTGAAATAGGCGATGAGATAAAATATTGTTTAAATAAGGTAGATATATGTTAA
- the csrA gene encoding carbon storage regulator CsrA — MLILSRKENEEILLGNDIKVVVVGIGKGVVKIGIEAPKNMMVLRSELANEIKAKNTEANVSVADESLAELSQKFKK; from the coding sequence ATGTTAATACTTTCAAGAAAAGAAAATGAAGAAATTTTGTTGGGCAACGATATAAAAGTCGTTGTTGTAGGCATCGGCAAAGGCGTCGTAAAAATAGGTATAGAAGCACCCAAAAATATGATGGTTTTACGTAGTGAGCTTGCAAATGAGATAAAGGCTAAAAACACAGAAGCAAACGTGAGCGTTGCTGACGAGAGTTTGGCTGAGCTTTCGCAGAAATTTAAAAAATGA
- a CDS encoding 4-(cytidine 5'-diphospho)-2-C-methyl-D-erythritol kinase, whose translation MKSFAKLNIFLKIIGTRGDYHEIVSRFVLFKEFFDEIEFKRAENFAIDSNQNIENNIILKAKSELEKAGFKPELDEFFKSHKIVLKKNIPMGAGLGGGSSNAATFLLMINEELNLKLSREELCKIGAKVGSDVPFFLSGFESANVSGVGEKIVEFSDTIPNIDVFTPDIFCSTPLVYKEFRANFMQNIDLNLTDKIKSIPSTELLQSYKNSQLNDLYAPCFKIYKDMQKYSDKFLSGSGSSVFCVRS comes from the coding sequence ATGAAAAGCTTTGCAAAACTAAATATTTTTTTAAAAATTATCGGTACTCGTGGCGACTATCACGAAATCGTATCAAGATTTGTGCTATTTAAAGAGTTTTTTGATGAGATTGAGTTTAAAAGGGCTGAAAATTTTGCGATTGATAGCAACCAAAATATAGAAAATAATATCATACTAAAGGCGAAGAGTGAGCTTGAGAAAGCTGGGTTTAAGCCAGAGCTTGATGAGTTTTTTAAATCTCACAAAATAGTTCTTAAAAAAAATATCCCAATGGGTGCTGGACTTGGCGGTGGAAGCTCAAATGCAGCTACATTTTTGCTAATGATAAATGAAGAGCTAAATCTCAAGCTATCACGCGAAGAGCTTTGCAAAATAGGTGCCAAAGTAGGATCTGACGTACCGTTTTTTTTAAGTGGTTTTGAGTCAGCAAACGTAAGTGGCGTAGGCGAAAAAATAGTAGAATTTAGCGACACTATCCCTAATATTGACGTTTTTACGCCAGATATTTTTTGCTCTACGCCGTTAGTTTATAAGGAATTTAGAGCAAATTTTATGCAAAATATAGATTTAAATTTGACAGATAAAATTAAAAGTATACCAAGCACAGAGCTACTTCAAAGCTACAAAAATAGCCAGTTAAACGACCTTTACGCTCCTTGTTTTAAAATTTATAAAGATATGCAAAAATATTCTGATAAATTTTTAAGCGGTAGCGGTAGTAGTGTGTTTTGTGTAAGGAGCTAG
- a CDS encoding thioredoxin, whose product MRKILLLLATLFFIFGCGSDDSSKPDKIAKFKPFGENEEIVLKGVSGKELVLVRKNGGFVLKGAEDKILMLDIFGTFCPPCQKEAPNIMQYQIDNADKFVLVALTHFENVTDEYVQSEFVQKYNAFYFITNNQEINDRIAEQIVKDIDYKREIALPFKVVLKNGEYQVLTDIDTGKFGVKYYLGGIDMTKMQNDLKRVYGLK is encoded by the coding sequence ATGAGAAAAATTTTACTTTTACTGGCGACTCTGTTTTTTATATTTGGTTGTGGTAGCGATGATAGCTCAAAGCCTGATAAAATCGCCAAATTTAAGCCTTTTGGCGAAAATGAGGAGATTGTTTTAAAGGGCGTAAGTGGCAAAGAGCTGGTTTTAGTTCGTAAAAATGGCGGATTTGTCCTAAAAGGTGCTGAGGATAAAATTCTTATGCTAGATATTTTTGGCACGTTTTGTCCACCTTGCCAAAAAGAGGCACCAAATATTATGCAGTATCAGATAGATAATGCCGATAAATTTGTGCTAGTAGCACTTACTCATTTTGAAAATGTAACAGATGAGTATGTTCAAAGTGAATTTGTTCAAAAGTATAATGCTTTTTATTTTATCACAAATAACCAAGAAATAAACGACCGCATAGCAGAGCAGATCGTTAAGGATATAGATTATAAACGTGAGATAGCCTTGCCGTTTAAAGTGGTTTTAAAAAATGGCGAATATCAGGTTTTAACAGATATTGATACTGGAAAATTTGGTGTTAAGTATTATCTTGGTGGTATAGATATGACAAAAATGCAAAATGATTTAAAAAGAGTTTATGGGTTAAAATAA
- the flgC gene encoding flagellar basal body rod protein FlgC, translated as MSRTYLNDFDISGYGLSAQRFRMNVISSNIANANTTRTAEGGPYRRQDVVFKAFDFNKVLNNELKKQNNMLEYENPIDDPDAPKEAFPTVMGVLVDKVVRDDKDFTLKYDPSHPDANAEGYVAYPNINPVIEMSNLIEATRAYQANVAAFQSAKSIAQSAIQLIGGQS; from the coding sequence ATGAGCAGAACATATTTAAATGATTTTGACATAAGCGGATACGGGCTTAGTGCCCAACGCTTCAGAATGAACGTAATAAGCTCAAACATAGCAAACGCAAACACAACTCGCACAGCAGAAGGTGGTCCATATAGACGCCAAGATGTTGTTTTTAAGGCTTTTGATTTTAATAAAGTCCTAAATAACGAGCTAAAAAAACAAAACAATATGCTAGAGTATGAAAATCCTATTGACGATCCAGACGCACCAAAGGAGGCGTTTCCTACTGTTATGGGCGTTTTAGTTGACAAGGTCGTGCGTGATGATAAGGATTTTACTTTAAAATATGACCCATCTCATCCAGACGCAAACGCCGAAGGCTACGTCGCATATCCAAATATCAATCCTGTTATAGAGATGAGTAACCTAATAGAAGCCACTAGAGCGTATCAGGCTAATGTGGCTGCATTTCAAAGTGCAAAAAGTATAGCTCAAAGCGCTATACAGCTTATCGGAGGACAATCATAA